DNA sequence from the Sphingomonas sp. genome:
TCGCGCGCCGGCGTGAACCGCGCGCGGCTGCGCAGCAGCCGGCACGTGGCCGAATCGAGCGTCGAGTGACCGCTGCTGGACGTCACCTCGCACCCGGAGACGCGGCCATTGGGATCGACGGTAAGCCGGACCCGCACGGTGCCCTGATCGCCGCTGCGCAGCGCGCCCGACGGATAATCGTCGGCGGAGATCAGGCCGCGAAGATCGGCGCGCGGAGCGACCGGCTGGACGACGCGCGGCGGCGGCGGCGGGGCCGGCGGCGCGGGCGGCGCCGGCGGCGCGGTCGGCGTGATCACCGGCGGCGGGGCCACCTGAACGGTGGTGATCGGCGGCGGCGGCGTGTTGGTGCGCACCAGCGGCGGCGGCGCCACCACGGGCGGCGGCTGAACCTGCTTCGGCTGCTCGGGCGGCGGCTCTTCGGGCGGCGGCGGCTCGTCGATGACGTCGAACGTCTTGAGATCCTCCTGGATGCTCTTGACGTACTTGTAAGCCAAGCCGGTCACAAAGGCGTAGCCAAGCAGCGCGTGCAAGGCAAAAACCAGGACGATGGCCCACACCCGTCCCTTGCTCATTCCCTGATCAACGTAAGACATTAATCAGCCGCGCTCCCTCTCTCGTGATGTCGATCCGTCTGGCAAAACGCAGCGGCCGCATATCGGTTCATCCATGTAACGGACATGGATGCGGTCGGTGTCTCTATCGCCACACTTTGCCGGACGCAATCCTTCATCGCCCGGGAAAGCTTGGCGGATTTCCGCCGCAATGCAAGGTTAATGCGAAACGCTCTAGCGCAAGGCCGTCACGGCTCCAGGAGGAACATGCGTCAGCTTTATCCGCTTTTCGCCGCCGCAGCGATTTGCGTTGTCCATCAACCCGTTGAGTCCCAGAGCCTTATGCCGGATTCTTCGGAAGCGTTCAGCTATGCCGACCTCGCCGATCTCGCCCTGGCCGCACCGATCGCGGCGCATGTCCGGGTCGATCGCGCGCGCGCGCTTGCCGCCCGCGACGCACCAAATGTCCCGTCCGGATACAGGCGATTCCTGATCGAAGGGCGGGTCGCGGCGTTGATTCGCGGTCCCGCCGAACTCGCGCAACAGGTCCGCTTTCTCGCCGATCTGCCGGACCAGAACGGCCGCGCGGCGCGGATTCGCCGGAACACCGAATATCTGCTGCTCGCGGCGCCGGTGAGCGGCCGGCCGGGCGAATTGCGGCTGATCGCGCCCGATTCGCTGATCGCCTTCGATCCCGCGGCCGCCGCGCGGCTGCGCGCCATCCTGCGCGAATCGCTGGCCCCGGACGCGCCGCCGCGAATCACCGGCATCGGCCGCGCCTTCAACGTGCCGGGCTCGCTGCCCGGCGAGAGCGAGACGCAGATTTTCCTGCAGACCGGCGACGGCCGGCCGATCTCGCTCAGCGTGCTGCGCCGGCCGGGCGAACGGCCGCACTGGTCGGTGGCTTTGTCCGAGATCGTCGACGAAGCCGCGGCGCCGCCGGAGCCCGACACCCTGCTCTGGTATCGGCTCGCCTGCACGCTGCCGGCACAGCTGCCCGCGCAAAGCCTGCAGGAAGCGAACGACCCCGAGCGCCGCGCGATCGGCGCCGACTATCGCCTCGTCAAGGAGCGGCTCGGCCCCTGCGTCCGCAACCGCCGGCCGAGATAGCTAGAAGGACGCGATCTCCACCCCCACGCCCGCGCAATCGGGGTAGATGTCGGGCTTGCGGGTGGAGATGCGCAGCGCCGTGACGCCCCGCCGCGCCGCGACCAGATCGTAGATCTCGCGCGCCAGCGTCTCCTGGAGATTGAAGCGCCGCCCCGCGACCAGCCGGCCGATCTCGGAGCGCAGGAAATCATAGTCCCAGGCATGCGACACCGAATCGGTCGAAGCGAAGGCGCGCTCATCGACCCAGACCTCGACCGTCACCAGCAAGCGCTGCGGATTGCCGACCTCGAATTCATGGAAGCCGATGTCGAGCTTCAGCTCATAATCCTCGAGCACGATCTTGCGCGCCTTCGGCTGGAGCCGGTCCGGCACCAGGCCGTCGAGCGTGGCGAGATTCTGTGTCATTTCGGCTCCATGAATTGGCCGTCGCCGGAAGGCGACAGAAATTGGCCGTCGCCGGAGGGCGACAGAAATTGAACGTCGCGCGGCAGCGACAGAAAGCGCTGGCCCCCGTCCAGCACGATCGTCTGGCCGGTATAGGTCGGCGTCGCGACGATGAAGCGCAACGCGGCGACGATCTCCGCCACGTCCACGCCGCGTCCCAATGCGTTGAGATCGTGGACCTGCGCGAAATTGTCGCGGCTCTGCGGGCCCGACACCATCGTGACCGACGGCGCGATGCCGCACACCCGGATCGCCGGCGCAAACGCCCGCGCGCAAAGCTCGGTGAGGCCGGCGAGGCCCATCTTCGAGACGGTGTAGCTGAAGAAGTCCGGATTGGGCTGGGCAAGCTTGGCATCGAGCAGATTGACGATCAGCCCCGGCCCCTCCCCCACCCGCGCCGCGAAAGCGCGCGAGAGCAAGGCGGGCGCGCGCAGATTGATGTCGAGATGGGCGTCCCAGCCCTCGACCGTGAAATCGCCGACCGAATCGAGCGCGAAGCGCGAGGCGCTGTTCACCAGCAGCCGCGCCGGCGGCAGCCCGTCCAGCGCGGCCATGATCGCGTCGGCGGCGCCCGGATCGGCCAGTTCGGCCTGGACGGTGGAGCCGCCAATCTCGGCGGCCAGCGCCTCGGCCTCCGCGCGCGACCGGTTGCAGTGGACAAGCACGTGCCAGCCGTCGGCGGCAAGCGCGCGGGCCAGTGCGGCGCCGATCCGCTTCGCGCCGCCGGTCACGATCGCCGTGCGCGGGCCTTCGAATTCCTGCGTCATCGCCTCCGCGATTAGCGGCGCGCTTGGCGCAAGGCCAGCGCGAGGTTAGGGCGTGTAGCCATGCCGGAATCCTTTCCCCTGCCCGACGACCTTGCCGGCCTCGGCCTCGCCGAGATCGCGCGGCTGGCGGAGGAGCGGAAGCTGCCGCCGGTCGAGAAATGGAATCCCCAGCATTGCGGCCACAGCCAGATGCGGATCGCGCGCGACGGCACCTGGCATCACGAAGGCAGCCCGATCGGCCGGCCGGCGAT
Encoded proteins:
- a CDS encoding energy transducer TonB codes for the protein MSYVDQGMSKGRVWAIVLVFALHALLGYAFVTGLAYKYVKSIQEDLKTFDVIDEPPPPEEPPPEQPKQVQPPPVVAPPPLVRTNTPPPPITTVQVAPPPVITPTAPPAPPAPPAPPPPPRVVQPVAPRADLRGLISADDYPSGALRSGDQGTVRVRLTVDPNGRVSGCEVTSSSGHSTLDSATCRLLRSRARFTPARDNQGNPTTDTYNSPPIRWQIQDQ
- a CDS encoding SDR family oxidoreductase translates to MTQEFEGPRTAIVTGGAKRIGAALARALAADGWHVLVHCNRSRAEAEALAAEIGGSTVQAELADPGAADAIMAALDGLPPARLLVNSASRFALDSVGDFTVEGWDAHLDINLRAPALLSRAFAARVGEGPGLIVNLLDAKLAQPNPDFFSYTVSKMGLAGLTELCARAFAPAIRVCGIAPSVTMVSGPQSRDNFAQVHDLNALGRGVDVAEIVAALRFIVATPTYTGQTIVLDGGQRFLSLPRDVQFLSPSGDGQFLSPSGDGQFMEPK
- a CDS encoding dihydroneopterin aldolase, with amino-acid sequence MTQNLATLDGLVPDRLQPKARKIVLEDYELKLDIGFHEFEVGNPQRLLVTVEVWVDERAFASTDSVSHAWDYDFLRSEIGRLVAGRRFNLQETLAREIYDLVAARRGVTALRISTRKPDIYPDCAGVGVEIASF